Genomic window (Allostreptomyces psammosilenae):
CTCGTGGTCTGTGTTTCGCGCTGCATCCGCTCCATCCCATGGGCCCCCTGGTCCGTCCCGACGATCATCGCACCCCCTATTGACCCTCCGTGCGTAGGCAGTGTAGACAACACGCAACGTCAATGTTTACGCAATCATTCACTCAACTTCGCTCTTGTCAACTGCGATCCGTGATGGTTACGTAAACATTCCCAGCTGATCGAGGTCGCACCATGAGCGAGGAAACCGCATGACGACGCTGTCACCGCCCGCGCGGCGCGCGGGTGTCAATGGCCGCCCCCGCGGGCGCCGATGGACGGGTTGGGCCTTCGTCGGGCCGTTCATGGTCGTGTTCGCGCTGGTGTTCCTGGCGCCGATCGCCTACTCGATCTACCTCAGCCTGTTCCAGGACCGGCTCATCGGCGGCACGTCGTTCGTCGGTCTGGAGAACTACCAGCAGGCGCTGGGCGACGAACGCTTCTGGTCCTCGCTGGCCCGGGCGGCGCTGTTCCTGGTGGTGCAGGTGCCGATCATGCTGTTCATCGCGCTGCTGGTGGCCCTGGCCCTGGACAGCGGCCGCCTGTACGGCAAGAGCTTCTTCCGGATCGGGATCTTCCTGCCCTACGCGGTGCCCGCCGTGGTCGCCACGCTGATGTGGGGGTTCATGTACGGCACCCGCTTCGGCCTGGTGGGCAACATCAACGACGCGTTCGGCACCTCGCTGCCCGACCCGCTCTCCCCGGACTGGATCCTGGCGGCCATCGGCAACATCGTGACCTGGGAGTTCGTCGGCTACAACATGCTGATCTTCTACTCGGCGCTGCGGGTGATCCCCCACTCGCTGTACGAGGCGGCGGAGATCGACGGCGCGGGACAGCTGCGGATCATCACCGCGATCAAGCTGCCGGCGATCCGGGGCGCACTGGTGATCGCCACCATCTTCTCGATCATCGGCTCGTTCCAGCTATTCAACGAGCCCAGCATCCTGCAGTCCCTGGCGCCGAACGCGATCGGCAGCGACTACACGCCCAACATCTTCACCTACTCGCTGTCCTTCGCCGGGCAGCAGCACAACTACGCGGCCACCGTCGCGATCATCATGGGGATCCTCACCATGGTCGTCGCCTACATCGTGCAGCTGCGCGGCATGCGAGAGGAAGCGTGACCGTCCGATGAGTACCCCGACCAGTACCCTTCAGCGGACGGGCGACGCCACCACTCGCACCACCGCCGCGCGGCTGCGCACCACCCGTCGCTCCCGCGCCGAGCAGGACGGCGGTCGCCGGGTCCGGCGCAGTCTCCCGCTCACCCTGCTCACCGGCCTGGTGCTGCTGTACACGCTGGTGCCGCTGGTGTGGCTGGTGATCAACTCCACCAAGACCCAGGGCAGCCTGCTCGACTCCTTCGGCCTGTGGTTCGCCGGCGACTTCGCGCTCTTCGACAACATCGCCGACACCTTCACCTACGACGACGGCGTCTTCGGGCGCTGGCTGCTGAACACCCTGCTGTACGTGGTGGCCGGCGCCGGCGGCGCCACCCTGCTGGCGGTCATGGGCGGCTACGCGCTGGCCAAGTTCGACTTCCCCGGCAAGCGCGCCGTCTTCGCGGTGGTGATCGGGGCCGTGGCGGTCCCCGGTACGGCGCTCGCGGTGCCCACCTTCCTGATGTTCAGCCAGATGGGACTGACCAACACCCCGTGGGCGGTGATCATCCCCTCGCTGATCTCGCCCTTCGGGCTGTACCTGATGTGGGTCTTCGCCTCCGAGGCCATCCCCACCGAGCTGCTGGAGGCGGCCCGCATCGACGGGGCGGGCGAGCTGCGCACCTTCGTCAGCGTCTGCCTGCCCCTGCTGGCCCCGGGGATCGTCACGGTCTCGCTCTTCACCATGGTCGCCACCTGGAACAACTACTTCCTGCCGCTGATCATGATCAAGGACCCCGACTGGTACCCGCTCACCCTCGGGCTCAACGCCTGGAACTCCCAGGCCGCCACGGCCGGCGGCGAGGCGATCTTCAACCTCGTCATCACCGGCTCCCTGCTCACCATCCTTCCGCTCATCGCGGCGTTCCTGCTGCTCCAGCGCTACTGGCAGTCCGGACTGGCCGCCGGCAGCGTCAAGGAGTAACCCCCTCCCGCACCGCGGACGGCCGGCGTGCCCGCCCGCGGCCCAGCGTCCCCTCCACGCTCTACGACGAAGTGGATTGATCACATGACCAGAACACACAGCTCCGCCCTGCGCGGAATCGGGCTGGCCTGCCTGATGGCGCTCACCATGACGGCCTGCGGCTCCTCCGACGACGGCGGGTCGGCGTCGGGCTCCCCGGAGGACGTCGCGGCGGCGCTGGAGGAGGGCGGCACCATCACCGTGTGGGCATGGGAGCCCACCCTGGAGCAGGTGGTGGCGGACTTCGAGGCCGAGTACCCGAACGTGGACGTCGAGCTGGTCAACGCCGGCACCAACACCACCCAGTACACCGCCCTGCAGAACGCCATCTCGGCCGGATCCGGCGTCCCCGACGTCGCCCAGATCGAGTACTACGCCCTGGGGCAGTTCACCGTCGCCGAGGCGCTCACCGACCTGTCCTCCTACGGCGCCTCCGAGCTGGACGGCACCTTCTCCGCCGGCCCGTGGAACGCCGTCCAGGCCGGCGAGGGCATCTACGGCCTGCCGATGGACTCCGGGCCGATGGCCCTGTTCTACAACCAGGACGTCTTCGACGAGCACGGCATCGAGGTCCCGACGACCTGGGACGAGTACGTCGAGGCGGCCCGCACCCTGCACGAGGCGGACCCCAACCTCTACATCGGCTCCGACACCGGCGACCCCGGTACCACCACCAGCATGATCTGGCAGGCCGGCGGCCACCCCTACACCGTCGACGGCACCAACGTAACGGTCGACTTCACCGACCCCGGCTCCACCGCCTACGCCGAGACCTGGCAGCAGCTCATCGACGAGGAGCTGCTGGCGCCGATCACCGGCTGGACCGACGAGTGGTACCAGGCCCTGGGCGACGGCACCATCGCCACCCTCATCATGGGCGCCTGGATGCCCGCCAACCTCGAATCCGGCGTCCCGGACGGCGCCGGCTCCTGGCGGGTGGCCCCGCTGCCGCAGTGGGAGGAGGGCGCCAACGCCAGCGCCGAGAACGGCGGCAGCTCCCTCGCCGTCCCCGCGGCCAGCCAGAACAAGGCACTCGCCTACGCCTTCCTGGAGTACGCCAACGCCGGCGACGGCGTGGCGACCCGCGTGGCCGCCGGCGCCTTCCCGGCCACCACGGCCGAGCTGTCCTCCGAGGAGTTCCTGAACGCCGAGTTCGAGTACTTCGGCGGCCAGCAGGCCAACCAGATCTTCGCCGACTCAGCCGCGAACGTGGTGGAGGGCTGGTCCTACCTGCCGTACCAGGTCTACGCCAACTCGATCTTCAACGACACCGTCGGCCAGGCCTACGTCTCCGACACCACCCTCACCGAGGGCCTGGCCGCCTGGCAGCAGGCCACCATCGACTACGGCACCGAGCAGGGCTTCACCGTCAACCAGTGAACCCCCGGAGGGGCCGCGGCACCGCGCGCGGCCCCTCCTCCCTCCGCCACCGGTTCCAGCCGGGCCCGCGTCCGGCACCGTGGCACGCGCACGCCGCGGCCGGCTCCGCGCGATGCCCCAGATCCCCAAGGAGAAGTCAATGTCCCGCGCCCTGCCACACCGCTGGCTGCGCCGCCCCACCGACGGCACCACCGACGGCTTCGCCTACGGCGCCGACTACAACCCGGACCAGTGGCCGCGCGAGGTCTGGGACGAGGACGTGCGCCTGATGCGCGAGGCCGGCGTGAACGTCGTCTCCCTCGCCATCTTCTCCTGGGCCCGCATCCAGCCGACCGCGGACACCTGGGACTTCGCCTGGCTGGACGAGGTGATGGACCTGCTGCACGCCGGGGGCATCGGCGTGGACCTGGCCACCGCGACCGCGTCCCCGCCCCCGTGGCTGACCACCGCCCACCCGGAGATCCTGCCGGTCACCGCCACCGGGGAGACCCTGTGGCCGGGCGCCCGCCAGCACTGGCGGCCCACCTCCCCGGTCTTCCGCGAGCACGCGCTGCGCCTGGTGACGGCGATGGCGGAACGCTACGCCGACCATCCGGCCCTGGTCGCCTGGCACGTCAACAACGAGCTGGGCTGCCACAACGTCTACGACTACTCCGACGACGCCGCCCGCGCCTTCCGCCAGTGGCTGCGGGAGCGCTACGGGAGCCTGGAGGCGCTCAACCACGCCTGGGGCACGGCGTTCTGGTCGCAGCGCTACAGCGACTGGGGGCAGATCCTGCCGCCGAGGCGGGCCGCCTCGCACCCGAACCCCACCCAGCAGCTGGACTTCAAGCGGTTCTCCTCCGACGCGCTCAAGGAGCACCTGCGGGCGGAGCGCGAGGTGCTGCGCGCGATCACCCCGGACGTGCCGGTCACCACCAACTTCATGGTGATGGGCGAGACCAAGGGGATGAACTACGCCGACTGGGCGAGCGAGGTGGACTTCGTCTCCAACGACCACTACGTCACCCCCGGGCCGCAGGCCCTGGACGAGCTGTCCTTCTCGGCGAACCTGACCGGCAACATCGCCGGTGGCCGGCCGTGGTTCCTGATGGAGCACTCCACCAGCGCCGTCAACTGGCAGCCGGTCAACCGGGCCAAGCGGCCCGGCGAGCTCGCCCGGGACTCCCTGCTGCACGTCGCCCACGGCGCGGACGCGGTCTGCTTCTTCCAGTGGCGCCAGTCCGCCGCCGGTGCGGAGAAGTACCACTCGGCGATGGTCCCGCACGCCGGGCCGGACAGCGACGTCTTCCGCTCGGTCGTCGCCCTGGGAGCCACCCTGCGCGAGCTGGCCCCGGTCGCCGGCAGCACGCGCCGCCCCGCCCGCGCCGCCATCCTGTTCGACTGGCACTCCTGGTGGGCGAGCGAACTCGACTCCCACCCCACCTCCCGGCTGCGCTACCGCCAGGAGGCGCTGGACTGGTACTCGGCCTTCCTCGCCCTCGGCGTCCGCGCCGACGTCGTCCCGGCCGGCGCCGGGCTGGACGACTACGCCCTGGTCGTCGCCCCCGTCCTGTACTCGCTGCCGCAGGCGCTGGCCAAGGAGCTGACCGCCTACGTGGAGGGGGGCGGACACCTGGTGACCAC
Coding sequences:
- a CDS encoding carbohydrate ABC transporter permease: MTTLSPPARRAGVNGRPRGRRWTGWAFVGPFMVVFALVFLAPIAYSIYLSLFQDRLIGGTSFVGLENYQQALGDERFWSSLARAALFLVVQVPIMLFIALLVALALDSGRLYGKSFFRIGIFLPYAVPAVVATLMWGFMYGTRFGLVGNINDAFGTSLPDPLSPDWILAAIGNIVTWEFVGYNMLIFYSALRVIPHSLYEAAEIDGAGQLRIITAIKLPAIRGALVIATIFSIIGSFQLFNEPSILQSLAPNAIGSDYTPNIFTYSLSFAGQQHNYAATVAIIMGILTMVVAYIVQLRGMREEA
- a CDS encoding carbohydrate ABC transporter permease translates to MSTPTSTLQRTGDATTRTTAARLRTTRRSRAEQDGGRRVRRSLPLTLLTGLVLLYTLVPLVWLVINSTKTQGSLLDSFGLWFAGDFALFDNIADTFTYDDGVFGRWLLNTLLYVVAGAGGATLLAVMGGYALAKFDFPGKRAVFAVVIGAVAVPGTALAVPTFLMFSQMGLTNTPWAVIIPSLISPFGLYLMWVFASEAIPTELLEAARIDGAGELRTFVSVCLPLLAPGIVTVSLFTMVATWNNYFLPLIMIKDPDWYPLTLGLNAWNSQAATAGGEAIFNLVITGSLLTILPLIAAFLLLQRYWQSGLAAGSVKE
- a CDS encoding ABC transporter substrate-binding protein, with translation MTRTHSSALRGIGLACLMALTMTACGSSDDGGSASGSPEDVAAALEEGGTITVWAWEPTLEQVVADFEAEYPNVDVELVNAGTNTTQYTALQNAISAGSGVPDVAQIEYYALGQFTVAEALTDLSSYGASELDGTFSAGPWNAVQAGEGIYGLPMDSGPMALFYNQDVFDEHGIEVPTTWDEYVEAARTLHEADPNLYIGSDTGDPGTTTSMIWQAGGHPYTVDGTNVTVDFTDPGSTAYAETWQQLIDEELLAPITGWTDEWYQALGDGTIATLIMGAWMPANLESGVPDGAGSWRVAPLPQWEEGANASAENGGSSLAVPAASQNKALAYAFLEYANAGDGVATRVAAGAFPATTAELSSEEFLNAEFEYFGGQQANQIFADSAANVVEGWSYLPYQVYANSIFNDTVGQAYVSDTTLTEGLAAWQQATIDYGTEQGFTVNQ
- a CDS encoding beta-galactosidase; amino-acid sequence: MSRALPHRWLRRPTDGTTDGFAYGADYNPDQWPREVWDEDVRLMREAGVNVVSLAIFSWARIQPTADTWDFAWLDEVMDLLHAGGIGVDLATATASPPPWLTTAHPEILPVTATGETLWPGARQHWRPTSPVFREHALRLVTAMAERYADHPALVAWHVNNELGCHNVYDYSDDAARAFRQWLRERYGSLEALNHAWGTAFWSQRYSDWGQILPPRRAASHPNPTQQLDFKRFSSDALKEHLRAEREVLRAITPDVPVTTNFMVMGETKGMNYADWASEVDFVSNDHYVTPGPQALDELSFSANLTGNIAGGRPWFLMEHSTSAVNWQPVNRAKRPGELARDSLLHVAHGADAVCFFQWRQSAAGAEKYHSAMVPHAGPDSDVFRSVVALGATLRELAPVAGSTRRPARAAILFDWHSWWASELDSHPTSRLRYRQEALDWYSAFLALGVRADVVPAGAGLDDYALVVAPVLYSLPQALAKELTAYVEGGGHLVTTYFSGIVDENDHAWLGGYPGPLRDLLGIRVEEFSPLLDEETVALDDGTTGSLWTDQITVSAPDVEVLARYATGHHAGRAAITRRPVAGGSAAHVSTRLGAQQLTPLLRRLLDGAGVSSELPPEARGAVELTVRAGRDADYWFLVNRTEQEVTLAGVAGEVVIGGPAEADGALRLPPVGVTVLRRPAAGTA